A genome region from Salvia splendens isolate huo1 chromosome 19, SspV2, whole genome shotgun sequence includes the following:
- the LOC121780330 gene encoding uncharacterized protein LOC121780330, with translation MALATFQLRGSCSSFHCVPSARCRGSQLKYLLPSVPRVGRKDSLRSLKCRSCSSRGAFFILGPKSKISKISAFKGGNRHDDLSGRANDSKSLKNPLKVSYLQHESEESFVESSKVHNVVPAPYTAEDERTTRSLAIQNLFKNWLVLLRTPLGTQPVERTLEEPSEGTSEESKVVQNNERHEVFKAAWCYFLCLDPTIKIPLLMFTPLYLAVNLLYGSEVSKELTPLWILGPLVASLYVKMLRGICNLYVFSFMQTVRIVKNLPAYFMEVHEYLFRGKLKEAMHEYVWQLLIDIKNMDYKEVIKRKLKGFQGWLVEKYQDFVESIWPYYCRTIRFLKRANLI, from the exons GGCTCTTGTAGCAGTTTCCATTGTGTGCCCTCAGCACGCTGCAGAGGGAGCCAACTAAAATACCTTTTGCCCTCAGTCCCACGAGTTGGGAGAAAAGATAGTCTGAGATCCTTAAAATGCAGATCATGTTCAAG TCGAGGAGCTTTTTTTATTCTGGGACCAAAGtccaaaatatctaaaatatcAGCTTTCAAAGGTGGCAATCGACATGATGATCTGAGTGGCAGAGCTAATGACTCCAAGTCCCTAAAGAATCCTCTTAAAGTTTCTTATTTACAACATGAGAGTGAAGAATCCTTCGTGGAATCTTCAAAGGTGCATAATGTTGTGCCTGCCCCTTATACAGCAGAAGATGAGAGAACAACCAGGTCCTTAGCTATACAAAATCTCTTTAAGAACTGGTTGGTGTTACTGCGTACCCCACTAGGAACACAACCAGTGGAAAGAACTCTCGAAGAACCTTCTGAGGGAACCTCAGAAGAGTCAAAGGTCGTGCAAAATAATGAAAGACATGAAGTGTTTAAGGCGGCTTGGTGCTACTTTTTGTGCTTGGATCCAACAATAAAGATACCATTGTTAATGTT CACACCACTGTACCTGGCAGTAAACCTTTTATATGGATCAGAAGTATCTAAAGAATTAACTCCCCTATGGATTCTTGGACCATTAGTTGCGTCTCTCTATGTGAAGATGCTGCGAGGAATATGCAACCTCTACGTGTTCAGCTTCATGCAAACTGTCAGAATAGTGAAGAACCTGCCAGCCTACTTCATGGAGGTACATGAGTACCTTTTCCGTGGGAAGCTAAAAGAAGCCATGCATGAATATGTGTGGCAACTTCTCATTGACATAAAAAATATGGACTACAAGGAGGTGATCAAGAGGAAATTGAAGGGTTTCCAAGGGTGGTTGGTGGAGAAATACCAGGATTTTGTTGAATCCATATGGCCGTATTACTGCAGAACAATCAGGTTTTTGAAGAGGGCCAATCTAATATAG